A genomic region of Runella rosea contains the following coding sequences:
- a CDS encoding PAS domain S-box protein: protein MQDIELLQRRVERERKARLQAEAILEEKAFQLYQVNEQLRHLNENLEQQVIEGVTKLQDSEKRYRQLIESVQDIIYKISPEGFFTFVNPVVEQRLGYSEDEIIGRHFTELVVPEYREKLINFYWEMVHFQKESTYNDFPVYKKNGEIAWIGQTVRLIENEGNVVELVAVARDITEQVATDDALRTTQTRLSTLITNLQKGVLVEDENRKIILVNQLFCDLFEIPAPAETLIGVDCSQSAEQSKHLFKNPEGFVKQINDLLTRQEISINEELHMVNGRILERDYIPIFLEGQYRGHLWKYADVTEQFLARERIRKSEEKYRGIMNNMELGLIEVDNEDHIIRAYDRFCQMMGYTEEELIGKVASILFLPPEFHGIFEQHQSIRSSGRATSYEVQMIKKDKSRIWVILSGAPIMDEHGNIVGSMGIHYDISARKHLEQELALAKEIAEEARQAEKQFLANMSHEIRTPLNAIIGMTHLLFDTRPSKQQYEYLDILKSSADFLHSLISDLLDMAKIEAGRIEVQNHPFDLVGLLRTTQRVFQIKLENRPIELDLMIDGRISGNYLGDDVMLNQILLNIIGNAEKFTEEGTIEITVKLKKEDNETCWIEFKIADTGIGIPKEKLDLIFQKFKQVNPQGHKHKGTGLGLSITKQLVELQGGTLTVKSHEGEGTTFTFTLPFQKSDTEIVKNDYTIEEGTANLELCNLLVVEDNIMNQRYISGLLNKWNIPFTIAIDGRKAVEQAHKQHFDIILMDIQMPNMDGYEATLTIRNTNNLNQNTPIVALTASAMIDQKNKTKSVGMNDFITKPFTPSQLLSVIQRFLKVENLPTPSPVSLSEPTSTLLDFSRLKELYGDDNEYILDMMETFLTDALPDFSGFQALINTNDWVTLSKLAHRLKPSLGMVGLTDLEKTMAEIENQARKQPEAESLQLLWDHVNAQLEIGVKEIKREIEKLKL, encoded by the coding sequence ATGCAAGACATAGAACTTCTCCAAAGACGGGTAGAACGAGAACGCAAAGCGCGCCTGCAAGCCGAGGCCATTTTGGAAGAAAAAGCATTCCAACTCTATCAAGTCAATGAGCAACTGCGGCACCTCAACGAGAACCTCGAACAACAGGTAATAGAGGGCGTCACTAAACTTCAAGACAGCGAAAAAAGATACCGACAGCTCATTGAGTCTGTTCAGGATATTATTTATAAGATTTCGCCCGAAGGTTTTTTCACTTTTGTCAACCCAGTGGTAGAACAGCGCCTGGGCTATAGCGAAGACGAAATCATCGGTCGTCATTTTACCGAACTGGTGGTACCTGAATACCGAGAAAAGTTAATCAATTTTTATTGGGAAATGGTACACTTTCAAAAAGAGAGTACCTACAACGATTTCCCTGTCTACAAAAAAAATGGCGAAATTGCCTGGATTGGGCAGACGGTTCGACTCATCGAAAATGAAGGAAATGTAGTGGAACTCGTCGCAGTAGCCCGTGATATTACCGAACAGGTAGCCACCGATGATGCCCTCCGCACAACCCAAACCCGTTTATCAACCCTTATCACCAACCTGCAAAAAGGCGTCCTGGTCGAAGACGAAAACCGCAAAATTATTCTGGTCAATCAATTATTCTGCGACCTTTTTGAGATTCCCGCCCCCGCCGAGACGTTAATCGGGGTCGATTGCTCACAATCGGCAGAACAATCAAAGCACTTATTCAAAAATCCAGAAGGATTCGTCAAACAAATCAACGATTTACTGACAAGACAGGAAATCAGTATTAATGAAGAATTACACATGGTCAACGGTCGCATTCTTGAACGCGACTATATTCCGATTTTTTTGGAAGGGCAATACCGGGGGCACCTTTGGAAATATGCTGATGTAACCGAACAGTTTCTGGCTAGAGAACGAATTCGGAAAAGCGAGGAAAAATACCGGGGCATCATGAACAACATGGAGCTCGGCCTCATTGAAGTCGACAATGAGGACCACATTATCAGGGCCTACGACCGCTTTTGTCAGATGATGGGCTATACAGAAGAGGAACTCATCGGTAAAGTGGCGTCTATCTTATTCTTGCCTCCCGAATTTCACGGAATATTTGAGCAACATCAATCGATAAGAAGCTCGGGTAGGGCAACTTCGTACGAAGTTCAAATGATAAAAAAAGATAAAAGTCGCATTTGGGTCATTCTCAGTGGTGCGCCCATCATGGACGAGCATGGCAACATCGTGGGCTCTATGGGAATCCACTACGATATTTCAGCACGAAAACACCTGGAACAAGAACTGGCCCTCGCCAAAGAAATTGCGGAAGAGGCTCGTCAGGCTGAAAAACAGTTTTTGGCAAACATGAGCCACGAAATTCGTACTCCGCTCAATGCAATCATTGGAATGACCCACTTATTGTTTGACACCCGCCCCAGCAAACAGCAGTACGAGTACCTTGATATTCTTAAATCATCGGCAGATTTTCTACACAGTCTTATCTCAGATTTACTTGACATGGCAAAAATTGAAGCTGGACGAATCGAAGTTCAGAACCATCCGTTTGATTTAGTTGGCCTTTTAAGAACTACCCAACGGGTATTTCAAATCAAGTTAGAAAACCGCCCCATTGAGCTGGATTTAATGATTGACGGTCGTATTTCGGGCAATTATCTGGGCGACGATGTAATGTTGAATCAAATCCTGCTCAATATCATTGGCAATGCTGAGAAGTTTACGGAAGAGGGAACCATTGAAATAACGGTGAAACTCAAGAAAGAAGACAATGAAACCTGCTGGATTGAGTTTAAAATAGCCGACACGGGTATTGGAATTCCGAAAGAAAAACTGGACTTAATTTTTCAGAAATTTAAGCAGGTCAACCCGCAAGGGCATAAACACAAGGGCACCGGACTAGGGCTATCTATTACCAAGCAACTCGTTGAATTGCAGGGCGGTACCCTAACGGTAAAAAGTCATGAAGGAGAAGGAACCACTTTTACGTTTACTCTGCCCTTCCAAAAATCCGACACCGAGATTGTTAAAAACGATTATACAATTGAAGAAGGTACGGCCAATCTAGAGCTGTGCAACCTGCTCGTTGTAGAAGATAACATCATGAACCAACGCTACATCAGCGGCTTGCTCAACAAATGGAATATTCCGTTTACCATCGCGATTGACGGCAGAAAGGCGGTAGAACAAGCCCATAAACAGCATTTCGATATTATTTTGATGGACATTCAAATGCCCAATATGGATGGATACGAAGCCACCTTGACCATTCGAAATACGAATAATCTCAACCAAAATACGCCCATTGTTGCCCTTACTGCCTCGGCAATGATTGATCAGAAAAACAAGACGAAATCGGTCGGAATGAATGATTTTATCACAAAACCATTTACTCCATCCCAACTGTTAAGTGTTATTCAACGGTTCCTCAAAGTAGAGAATCTACCTACACCCTCCCCAGTTTCTCTCTCTGAGCCAACATCTACGCTTCTCGATTTCTCTCGTCTCAAAGAATTGTACGGCGATGACAATGAGTACATTCTGGATATGATGGAAACTTTTCTGACCGATGCACTACCCGATTTTTCGGGATTTCAGGCATTAATAAATACCAACGATTGGGTGACTTTGAGCAAGTTGGCACACCGACTAAAACCTAGTCTGGGAATGGTAGGACTCACGGATTTAGAAAAAACAATGGCAGAAATTGAGAATCAAGCCCGTAAACAACCAGAGGCTGAAAGTTTACAGTTACTTTGGGACCACGTCAATGCCCAACTCGAAATCGGCGTAAAAGAAATTAAACGCGAAATTGAGAAGTTGAAACTATAA
- a CDS encoding heme NO-binding domain-containing protein: MKGIIFTEFLDMVEQNFGYEMVDTLLNESELTSGGIYTSIGTYNHQEMVNLLVTLNMKTEIPISQLLRTFGLYLFQRFTKIYSHLIDKAPNAFAFLGSIHSYIHVEVRKLYPDAELPHFDIEQPNANTLVMHYSSIRSMGDLAYGLIEGAMKHYGETATITQELLQEDGSQIKFVIEK, from the coding sequence ATGAAAGGCATAATTTTTACCGAATTTCTTGACATGGTTGAGCAAAATTTCGGTTATGAAATGGTTGACACATTACTCAACGAGTCTGAATTAACTTCGGGCGGCATCTACACAAGTATCGGCACTTACAATCATCAAGAAATGGTAAACCTGCTTGTTACCCTGAATATGAAAACAGAAATTCCCATTTCCCAGTTGTTAAGAACTTTTGGGCTGTACCTGTTTCAACGTTTCACAAAAATATACAGTCACCTGATTGATAAAGCCCCCAATGCTTTTGCTTTTCTGGGGTCTATCCATAGTTATATTCACGTAGAAGTGCGAAAGCTATACCCAGATGCCGAATTGCCTCATTTTGACATAGAACAACCCAACGCAAATACCTTAGTGATGCACTACTCATCTATCAGAAGCATGGGAGATTTGGCGTATGGTCTTATTGAGGGCGCTATGAAACACTACGGCGAAACGGCAACTATAACGCAAGAGCTGCTTCAAGAAGACGGAAGTCAGATAAAATTTGTGATTGAAAAGTAG
- a CDS encoding lactonase family protein: MKRLGLLLFGLLYLMSIVSNGQNNSHLLFIGTYTSKTSEGIYVYQFNSKTGDLTPVTIGKGVKNPSFLAFSPDQRFVYSVAEMSGGAVSAFSFDKQSSSLTLLNTQSAGGAGPCHITVDKTGKWVIVGNYGGGSLSVLPIQADGSVGKPVQTIQHEGKSVNTERQEKPHVHSINIAPNNRDVFVPDLGTDKIMTYALNAETGQLTPGNPAFTGTTPGAGPRHFTFHPNGKFAYVIQELDATVTGFNYKDGKLVPFQTITTLPDDYTGRKWCADIHISPDGKFLYGSNRTHESLVIYSINQKNGQLTYVGHQNVLGKTPRNFMIDSTGKWILVANQDSDNVVVFSRDTKTGKLTPTGKEIKVSMPVCLKLTK; the protein is encoded by the coding sequence ATGAAAAGACTCGGCCTTCTCCTCTTTGGGCTTTTATATCTGATGAGTATTGTATCAAATGGCCAAAACAACAGCCATCTTCTCTTTATAGGTACCTATACTTCCAAAACTAGCGAGGGGATTTATGTTTATCAGTTTAATTCCAAAACGGGAGACCTTACTCCCGTAACGATTGGAAAAGGGGTTAAAAACCCATCGTTTCTGGCGTTTTCACCCGACCAACGTTTTGTGTATTCTGTCGCAGAAATGAGCGGGGGCGCGGTAAGCGCCTTTTCATTCGACAAGCAATCGAGCAGTTTGACCTTACTAAACACACAGTCGGCTGGGGGCGCAGGGCCGTGCCATATAACGGTTGATAAAACGGGGAAATGGGTCATTGTTGGTAATTATGGCGGCGGGAGTCTGAGCGTACTGCCTATTCAAGCCGATGGCTCGGTTGGGAAGCCCGTCCAGACCATCCAGCACGAAGGCAAAAGCGTAAATACAGAACGCCAAGAAAAACCGCATGTTCACTCTATCAATATCGCTCCCAACAACCGTGACGTGTTTGTTCCTGATTTAGGAACCGATAAAATCATGACTTATGCCTTGAACGCAGAAACAGGACAATTGACGCCCGGAAATCCTGCTTTTACGGGTACAACCCCCGGTGCTGGACCTCGGCATTTTACGTTTCATCCCAATGGGAAGTTTGCGTACGTGATTCAGGAGTTGGATGCGACCGTGACAGGTTTTAACTACAAAGATGGCAAATTGGTGCCTTTCCAGACGATTACGACCCTCCCCGACGACTACACAGGCCGCAAGTGGTGCGCAGATATTCACATTTCTCCCGATGGTAAATTTTTGTACGGATCCAACCGCACGCACGAGAGTTTGGTGATTTACAGCATTAATCAAAAAAACGGACAATTGACCTACGTAGGCCATCAAAATGTACTGGGAAAAACCCCCCGTAATTTTATGATTGATTCCACGGGAAAATGGATTTTGGTGGCCAATCAGGACAGCGACAACGTGGTGGTGTTTAGTCGCGACACCAAAACGGGGAAATTGACCCCCACGGGAAAAGAAATCAAGGTTTCGATGCCCGTTTGTTTGAAATTAACAAAGTAA
- a CDS encoding DUF2264 domain-containing protein: protein MNRRDFIQKNTLLGLGAVGVPMVGAQVNKADDTARLYWAKLLYKIAEPVLKNLAEGTLVKNWKVEYSPAWDNRNAKVAYLEGFARTIVGVAPWLALPDDATEEGELRKKMRGYALKSIENSVNPSHPDYMLWRKEGQTLVDAAFLAQALIKAPDALWKPLDNVTQKRVIEEFKLLRRVVPPNNNWVLFAAIVEAFLLSIGEDADRYRIEFGVRKIEDWYVGDGWFKDGEVFHTDYYNSFVIQPMMVDVLQTWLEVNKRQSPAGNHKVLQERYALAVKRMQRHADFLERLISPEGSFPAFGRSVTYRLGAFQALTHAALIHQLPEGVSPAQVRCALTAVMKRMFAQEGIFDNDGWLTLGFAGHQPNIADSYSNAGSMYLTTLGFIPLGLPATDPFWSDPDAEWTQQKAWSGKPFKKDYAVGY, encoded by the coding sequence ATGAATCGTCGCGATTTTATTCAAAAAAATACCTTGTTGGGCTTGGGCGCAGTTGGTGTACCTATGGTTGGTGCTCAAGTAAATAAAGCCGATGATACTGCCCGGTTGTATTGGGCTAAGTTGTTGTATAAAATTGCCGAGCCTGTGCTTAAAAATCTGGCGGAAGGTACATTGGTAAAAAATTGGAAAGTAGAATACAGCCCCGCTTGGGATAACCGAAACGCAAAAGTAGCCTACTTAGAGGGCTTTGCCCGAACCATTGTAGGCGTAGCGCCGTGGCTTGCTCTACCCGACGACGCCACCGAAGAAGGAGAATTGCGCAAAAAAATGCGAGGCTATGCCCTTAAAAGCATCGAAAATAGTGTGAATCCATCGCACCCTGATTATATGCTTTGGCGAAAAGAGGGGCAAACGTTGGTGGATGCGGCATTTTTGGCACAAGCCCTCATCAAAGCCCCCGATGCACTCTGGAAACCGCTGGATAATGTTACCCAAAAACGCGTCATTGAAGAATTTAAATTATTACGTCGAGTGGTTCCGCCCAACAATAACTGGGTGTTATTTGCGGCTATTGTAGAAGCATTTTTGTTATCTATCGGCGAAGACGCCGACCGCTACCGCATCGAATTCGGCGTTCGAAAAATCGAAGATTGGTACGTAGGTGATGGCTGGTTTAAGGACGGTGAAGTCTTTCACACCGATTATTACAACTCCTTTGTGATTCAGCCTATGATGGTCGATGTGCTACAAACGTGGTTGGAAGTCAACAAACGACAATCACCCGCGGGCAACCACAAGGTGTTGCAGGAACGTTATGCGCTTGCGGTCAAACGAATGCAGCGGCACGCTGATTTTTTGGAAAGGTTAATATCCCCCGAAGGTTCTTTTCCAGCTTTTGGGCGTAGCGTTACATATCGTTTGGGGGCGTTTCAGGCGCTGACCCATGCGGCCTTAATTCATCAATTGCCCGAAGGGGTTAGCCCAGCTCAGGTGCGCTGTGCGCTCACGGCGGTTATGAAACGGATGTTTGCGCAGGAAGGTATTTTTGACAACGATGGTTGGCTTACCCTGGGTTTTGCTGGACACCAACCCAACATTGCCGATTCGTATTCCAACGCGGGAAGCATGTATTTGACCACTTTAGGGTTTATTCCGTTGGGTTTACCCGCCACCGACCCGTTTTGGAGTGACCCCGACGCCGAGTGGACGCAGCAAAAGGCGTGGTCGGGGAAACCGTTTAAAAAAGACTACGCCGTAGGCTATTAA
- a CDS encoding UDP-N-acetylmuramoyl-tripeptide--D-alanyl-D-alanine ligase, translated as MTIPQLHDFFRTCTGISTDTRQITEGCLFVALRGDKFDGNVYAKDALEKGAKYAIVDNPEVAVDNRYLLVDNSLEALQQLAAFHRRQLSIPVIGLTGSNGKTTTKELIAAVLSKKFRTYATKGNLNNHIGVPLTLLAIDDSYEIAVVEMGANHQKEIALLSSISQPSHGLITNVGKAHLEGFGGIEGVKIGKGELYDWLSQSAGTVFINGANPTLVDMASQRSFAKKITYLTGEQAPVLLEDSPLVKYRDAEGNQIQTHLTGKYNFENIAVALAIGAHFGVSNALANQAVAEYNPTNNRSQIIQKGTNTIIMDAYNANPSSMSAAVENFGRLKAERKMVILGDMLELGEESPQEHLALGKLVGQQHFDVVILAGKLMQDALPALPKAYYFPDKFSLHNWIVDHPQTNTHVLIKGSRGMGLETVVPYL; from the coding sequence ATGACCATTCCTCAACTCCACGATTTTTTTCGCACCTGTACGGGTATATCGACCGATACCCGCCAAATTACCGAAGGATGTTTGTTTGTCGCCCTGCGCGGCGACAAATTTGACGGCAATGTATACGCCAAAGACGCGCTCGAAAAGGGAGCAAAGTACGCAATTGTGGATAACCCCGAGGTAGCGGTGGATAACCGTTACTTGTTGGTGGATAACAGCCTAGAAGCGCTCCAACAATTGGCCGCTTTTCACCGACGCCAATTATCCATTCCAGTGATTGGCCTGACTGGCTCCAACGGAAAAACCACTACCAAAGAGTTGATTGCGGCGGTATTGTCCAAAAAATTCAGAACCTATGCCACCAAAGGCAACCTCAACAATCATATCGGTGTACCGCTTACCCTCTTGGCCATCGATGATAGCTACGAAATAGCCGTGGTGGAAATGGGCGCTAATCACCAAAAAGAAATCGCACTTTTGAGCAGCATTTCTCAACCGAGCCACGGTCTGATTACCAACGTAGGCAAAGCCCATTTAGAAGGTTTTGGCGGAATAGAAGGCGTCAAAATCGGGAAAGGAGAGCTGTATGATTGGTTGTCTCAATCAGCAGGCACGGTGTTTATTAACGGGGCTAATCCTACGCTCGTTGACATGGCATCTCAACGTTCTTTTGCAAAAAAAATCACATATTTAACGGGCGAGCAGGCGCCTGTTCTCTTGGAAGATTCGCCGTTGGTGAAGTATCGCGATGCCGAAGGGAATCAAATCCAAACTCACCTGACGGGAAAATACAACTTTGAAAACATTGCCGTGGCGTTGGCCATCGGTGCGCATTTTGGCGTTTCCAATGCATTGGCCAACCAAGCGGTAGCGGAGTACAATCCGACCAACAACCGCTCCCAAATCATTCAAAAAGGCACCAATACCATCATTATGGACGCCTACAACGCCAATCCTTCTTCTATGTCGGCGGCGGTTGAAAACTTTGGGCGGCTAAAGGCAGAGCGGAAAATGGTGATTTTGGGTGATATGCTCGAACTCGGCGAAGAATCTCCCCAAGAACATCTGGCTTTAGGGAAATTAGTGGGACAACAACACTTTGACGTGGTGATTCTGGCGGGAAAACTCATGCAGGACGCCTTGCCAGCGCTACCCAAAGCTTACTATTTCCCCGATAAATTTTCGTTACACAATTGGATTGTAGACCATCCGCAAACCAATACCCATGTGCTTATCAAAGGCTCGCGGGGGATGGGGCTTGAAACGGTTGTGCCCTATTTATAA
- a CDS encoding membrane or secreted protein, which translates to MKKLFYLSQIVVLGLLYGVQALGQTKGAWKQTSSDGKTTMLICSDNYLMVSRYQEKEFLYTEGGVYSFTDGTLTYKSEFNSADTSKVGKTLSFKINFSGNKLLVEGLGEWQQVDDANTPAAAVYRITGRMGNDNKISPMQRGARKTLKMLTGTRFQWVAINPETKQFSGTGGGTYTIKDGKYTETIDFFSRDNNRVGASLSFDYELKDSKDWHHSGLSSAGAKIYEIWSKEQ; encoded by the coding sequence ATGAAAAAGCTATTTTACCTATCGCAAATTGTTGTTTTAGGTCTTTTATATGGAGTACAGGCATTGGGCCAGACCAAGGGTGCATGGAAACAAACTTCTTCTGATGGAAAAACGACGATGTTAATTTGCTCAGACAATTACCTGATGGTTTCCCGTTACCAAGAAAAAGAATTTTTATACACAGAAGGGGGAGTTTATAGCTTTACCGACGGTACTCTAACCTACAAAAGCGAGTTCAATTCGGCGGATACATCCAAAGTGGGTAAGACGTTGAGCTTTAAAATTAATTTTTCAGGCAATAAATTATTAGTTGAGGGCTTGGGCGAATGGCAACAGGTAGATGATGCCAATACTCCCGCTGCCGCCGTGTACCGTATTACGGGCCGCATGGGCAACGACAACAAAATCAGCCCCATGCAGCGCGGCGCACGAAAAACCCTCAAAATGCTCACCGGTACGCGTTTTCAGTGGGTAGCCATCAATCCTGAAACCAAACAATTTTCGGGAACTGGCGGTGGAACATACACCATTAAAGATGGGAAATACACCGAAACCATTGATTTTTTCAGCCGCGACAACAACCGCGTTGGAGCTTCGCTGAGTTTTGATTATGAGCTTAAAGACAGCAAAGACTGGCACCATAGCGGCCTGAGCAGCGCTGGCGCCAAAATTTATGAAATATGGAGCAAAGAGCAATAG
- a CDS encoding AraC family transcriptional regulator: MEDYNKIIESLGVKFIKARHIRMLQTITIKNFYDVENSLMILYDGEVLFANEKIEVGDMLFIPGGKHATVTYSSGDNVQPKVVSNEEFLTRRELYFDSLRDATQVGKIPHSFGLVAFDAKVFDSVNFFTSLDIPPFIIKNNSYLGRLIGEILQEDFNETPGRGRIIKIKTEELAIEVIRYILKNKLFVEQLVTNSTYFKDPRLIDIFAYIKDNLGGDLSNKVLANVANVSEDYVGQYFKMLTGINPQDYIEYQRMEEAVTLLRTSKKSIRAIGAEVGYKDTAYFCRRFKMMFGIPAGKMRRRESLMNV; this comes from the coding sequence ATGGAAGATTATAATAAAATCATCGAATCGCTCGGAGTGAAGTTTATCAAGGCTCGTCACATCCGTATGCTGCAAACCATCACAATTAAAAACTTTTACGACGTCGAAAACTCGTTGATGATTCTCTATGATGGAGAGGTATTGTTTGCCAACGAAAAAATAGAAGTCGGCGATATGCTGTTCATCCCAGGTGGAAAACACGCGACCGTTACCTACAGCAGCGGCGACAACGTGCAACCTAAAGTGGTCAGCAACGAAGAATTCTTGACCCGTCGTGAGTTGTATTTCGACAGTTTGCGCGATGCCACTCAGGTTGGAAAAATTCCTCACTCGTTTGGTTTAGTTGCGTTTGATGCCAAAGTGTTTGATTCGGTCAACTTCTTTACGTCGTTGGACATCCCTCCTTTCATCATCAAAAACAACTCTTATCTGGGGCGCCTCATTGGCGAGATTCTTCAGGAAGATTTTAACGAGACTCCAGGGCGCGGTCGTATCATCAAAATCAAGACCGAAGAACTAGCCATTGAGGTGATTAGGTATATTTTGAAGAACAAGCTGTTTGTGGAGCAATTGGTGACCAACAGTACTTACTTCAAAGATCCACGCTTGATTGATATTTTCGCCTACATTAAAGATAATTTGGGAGGTGATTTATCCAACAAAGTATTGGCCAATGTGGCCAACGTTTCCGAAGATTACGTAGGACAATACTTCAAAATGCTGACGGGTATCAACCCCCAGGATTATATTGAATACCAGCGTATGGAAGAAGCCGTTACGCTGCTCCGTACATCAAAGAAAAGCATTCGGGCCATTGGTGCCGAAGTGGGCTATAAAGACACTGCCTATTTCTGCCGGCGTTTCAAAATGATGTTTGGTATTCCGGCCGGCAAGATGCGCCGCCGCGAATCACTGATGAACGTTTAA
- a CDS encoding acyl-CoA dehydrogenase, whose product MAFKDTLLEGLNFNLSEEHLAVKEAARDFAQNELLPGILERDNEQKFDPKLLKRMGELGFMGMMVSPEYGGGGMDTVSYVLAMEELSKVDASASVMVSVNNSLVCYGLEAYGTEEQKQKYLTRLASGEIVGAFCLSEPEAGSDATSQHTTAEDKGEHYLVNGTKNWITNGGISSVCLVIAQTHPELKHKGINCLIVEKGWDGFAVGKKEDKMGIRASDTHSLMFSDVKVPKENRIGADGFGFKFAMSTLNGGRIGIAAQALGIAAGAFELSLKYAQERKAFGKPIFEHQAIQFKLAEMATKIEAARLLVYKAARLKDEHKDYVEAAAMAKLFASDVAMWATTEAVQIHGGYGYVKEYHVERMMRDAKITQIYEGTSEIQKLVIARELIR is encoded by the coding sequence ATGGCATTCAAAGACACGCTTTTAGAAGGTCTAAACTTCAACCTTTCCGAAGAACATTTGGCGGTAAAAGAAGCCGCCCGCGATTTTGCCCAAAACGAACTTCTACCGGGCATTTTAGAGCGCGATAACGAACAAAAATTTGACCCTAAACTCCTTAAACGCATGGGCGAACTGGGGTTTATGGGTATGATGGTCTCGCCAGAATACGGCGGCGGCGGCATGGACACTGTATCGTACGTACTAGCGATGGAGGAACTTTCTAAAGTAGACGCCTCCGCCTCGGTGATGGTTTCGGTCAATAACTCGTTGGTTTGCTACGGCTTAGAAGCGTACGGAACCGAAGAACAAAAACAGAAATACCTCACCCGATTGGCCTCGGGCGAAATAGTCGGAGCCTTTTGTCTTTCCGAACCCGAAGCTGGCTCAGATGCCACCTCCCAACACACCACCGCCGAAGACAAAGGGGAGCATTACCTCGTCAATGGCACCAAAAACTGGATTACCAACGGTGGCATTTCGTCGGTTTGTTTAGTGATTGCCCAAACCCACCCTGAACTCAAACACAAAGGCATCAACTGCCTGATTGTAGAAAAAGGCTGGGATGGATTTGCGGTCGGAAAAAAAGAAGACAAGATGGGCATCCGTGCCTCAGATACGCATTCGCTCATGTTTAGCGATGTGAAAGTCCCCAAAGAAAACCGCATCGGTGCGGATGGATTTGGGTTTAAATTTGCGATGAGCACCCTCAACGGCGGCCGCATCGGAATTGCCGCCCAGGCGTTGGGTATCGCGGCAGGGGCTTTTGAGCTTTCGTTGAAATACGCTCAAGAACGAAAAGCCTTTGGAAAGCCCATTTTTGAGCATCAGGCCATCCAATTCAAACTTGCCGAAATGGCCACCAAAATAGAGGCGGCGCGCTTATTGGTATATAAAGCGGCACGACTCAAAGACGAACACAAAGACTACGTAGAAGCCGCTGCGATGGCTAAACTTTTTGCTTCTGATGTAGCCATGTGGGCCACCACCGAAGCCGTGCAGATTCATGGCGGCTATGGTTATGTCAAAGAATACCACGTAGAGCGCATGATGCGCGATGCGAAAATTACGCAGATTTATGAAGGCACTTCTGAAATACAAAAATTGGTCATTGCCCGTGAGCTAATCCGATAA
- the fabG gene encoding 3-oxoacyl-ACP reductase FabG translates to MRLENKVAIITGGARGIGKATAEIFTREGAKVIIWDMLDAGEQTAQELRDKGYSAEFTKISVTDVPAIEAAARDIFERYGQIDILVNNAGITRDKSLLKMSYQEWAQVIDINLNGVFNCTKTVLPYMVENKYGRIICTSSVVGQTGNFGQTNYVATKAAIIGMVKTWAKELGKYNITANAVAPGFIKTDMTDLIPEEVRNQTVAAIPAKRMGLPADIANAYLYLASEEAGYVNGHTLSVNGGVA, encoded by the coding sequence ATGCGTTTAGAAAACAAAGTTGCCATCATTACGGGCGGTGCGCGCGGCATTGGCAAAGCTACTGCCGAAATATTTACCCGCGAAGGAGCCAAAGTCATCATCTGGGATATGCTTGACGCTGGCGAACAAACCGCGCAAGAGCTGAGAGACAAAGGTTACTCGGCAGAATTTACCAAAATCAGTGTCACAGACGTTCCTGCCATTGAAGCGGCGGCTCGCGATATTTTTGAGCGTTACGGCCAAATTGACATTTTGGTCAATAATGCGGGCATTACCCGTGATAAATCCTTGCTCAAAATGTCGTATCAGGAATGGGCGCAGGTGATAGATATTAACCTCAACGGCGTGTTCAACTGCACCAAAACGGTGCTTCCTTACATGGTTGAAAACAAATACGGTCGCATTATTTGTACCTCTTCGGTGGTAGGACAAACGGGCAATTTTGGTCAAACCAACTACGTAGCCACCAAAGCCGCCATCATCGGAATGGTCAAAACATGGGCTAAAGAGCTTGGGAAATACAACATTACCGCCAACGCCGTGGCCCCCGGATTCATCAAAACCGACATGACCGACCTGATTCCCGAAGAAGTACGCAATCAGACCGTGGCCGCAATCCCCGCAAAACGCATGGGCCTCCCTGCAGACATCGCCAATGCTTATCTTTATTTGGCTTCTGAAGAAGCTGGATATGTCAATGGACATACATTGAGTGTGAACGGCGGTGTAGCGTAG